In Chrysoperla carnea chromosome 2, inChrCarn1.1, whole genome shotgun sequence, the following proteins share a genomic window:
- the LOC123291774 gene encoding putative nuclease HARBI1: MAYAEGAADLLDLEVHLYHMERRAERSVLREIQDPFDLMDSEFKRLYRFTPDLVEELLIDTLGPRLEHQNITGISPKNQILAALRFYATGCFQRPVGEQWGINMSQSSISRSIHRVTDVINDAIFRQWVQFPMTDVARQLAREKFRRAAQPFDGAIGVIDCSHIAILTPREHEEVYVNHHGYHSINVQMICDPDQCILNVNARFPGARHDAHIWSASAARRVMERAYNNGERRTYLLGDSGYPLEPWLLTPLPHAPAGTPRRAYHDALMSSRNVIERTFGTLKTVWRCMHKHRTLQYDPGFAGRIVNACAVLHNMCRAHNLIFNDVEDDGEVAEPPAQQLPLPEEFARPHAVAMRLQNRLIVERWGG; this comes from the exons ATGGCTTACGCAGAAGGTGCAGCGGATCTCCTCGACTTGGAGGTGCACCTCTATCACATGGAGCGTAGAGCCGAGCGGAGTGTATTACGAGAGATTCAGGATCCATTCGATTTGATGGATTCTGAATTTAAAAGGCTCTACCGTTTTACTCCGGATTTGGTGGAAGAGCTTTTAATAGACACTTTGGGGCCGCGTTTGGAACATCAAAACATTACTGGGATATCCCCTAAAAATCAG atTCTAGCTGCCTTAAGATTTTACGCCACTGGTTGTTTTCAACGGCCAGTGGGTGAACAATGGGGAATTAATATGAGTCAGTCATCCATTAGCCGATCTATTCATCGTGTTACTGATGTAATTAACGATGCAATATTTCGTCAATGGGTGCAATTCCCCATGACCGATGTTGCCAGGCAGCTAGCTAGGGAGAAATTCCGGAGGGCGGCCCAGCCATTTGATGGTGCTATTGGAGTAATAGATTGCTCCCACATAGCAATACTGACTCCAAGGGAACACGAGGAGGTTTATGTTAATCATCATGGTTATCATTCAATCAACGTACAAATG atatgtgATCCCGACCAGTGcatattaaatgtaaatgcGCGATTCCCTGGTGCACGGCACGACGCACACATTTGGTCTGCATCGGCAGCACGTCGAGTAATGGAACGTGCCTACAACAATGGTGAAAGGAGGACTTATCTCCTTG gTGATTCGGGGTATCCACTAGAGCCGTGGCTACTTACCCCATTACCACATGCACCTGCAGGCACCCCTCGACGTGCATATCATGATGCACTGATGAGTTCCCGCAATGTTATTGAAAGGACATTTGGGACATTGAAAACAGTCTGGAGGTGCATGCATAAGCATCGCACTCTCCAGTACGATCCTGGATTTGCGGGAAGAATTGTGAACGCGTGTGCCGTGCTGCATAATATGTGTCGGGcacataatttaatatttaacgaTGTTGAAGATGATGGTGAAGTAGCTGAGCCTCCTGCACAACAACTTCCCCTGCCCGAAGAATTCGCTCGACCTCATGCTGTGGCAATGCGGTTACAGAATAGACTAATTGTGGAGAGATGGGGGGgatag